One genomic region from Mercenaria mercenaria strain notata unplaced genomic scaffold, MADL_Memer_1 contig_3306, whole genome shotgun sequence encodes:
- the LOC128552934 gene encoding uncharacterized protein LOC128552934: protein MVKNSEDDCRLRIDPVLVDKFRRLQGGINEVGTKIVRDFGLRYQYDKNRGTLELIGPDTEILGLAVETLRFWVEDDEFPDTGITCQVGYPNRNNVIWRFHGDYAKKFDHLFAEDIAKLKLVTSFNIKAVPTKRNPEYVELYCHFSVYHQVKSEVKRITKEISRIFQNDFFIPKSDFLKARDFARSKISDDKVLYALKEYPDNKVRVWLFARDQMDVIRAKKEWVLHVGIIARENEFTETVKSSNSIKSASFYGHPASEIASEMSGPTKRRDKSIEEAEQEPKPKQMVQTTLNLSSSRSKLKSQTRSSNISISSQGPRVDNSNFPRPPNFVYPINKEPLEGSNVSNADDIEERPSNPFVANAELLDGFNGDGILDSSNPALGEAKWVKEDETNLYPARNLARPVQNRIYVHHQVNDPQFQNPHPQSTNSENSTAPEQIGKLVVHPEMNLVENERYNPTHHSKSVLTSVTDPRQAPAIKRGNKGVRPGERATKKTTKVNATTRQKRPVLKAKKPPPTIRYNINVNGLDIYMYKHDISKLSNMDALVNVVAPSLKEGDHIARTLFAEAGKKIQDELDIHLRLHGEENMGENVVTSAGKLPALGMIHVVSPIWQKYTVWEDCASDLHKALYDTLKTAETHKYRRIGIPTIGSEPFFGIPKDLVAEVYVKALIDYSMGMGPMYPVLEIHLVDNDPNMLTYIKDAYESWASTPGVADMTHHIIKGK from the coding sequence ATGGTAAAAAATAGTGAGGATGATTGTCGGCTTCGTATTGATCCTGTCCTTGTTGATAAGTTCCGACGACTCCAGGGCGGCATCAATGAGGTCGGAACGAAAATAGTCCGTGATTTCGGTCTGAGATATCAGTATGACAAAAATAGAGGAACTCTTGAACTTATCGGTCCGGATACAGAAATATTAGGACTGGCTGTCGAGACTTTGAGATTCTGGGTCGAAGATGACGAGTTTCCTGACACTGGTATCACGTGTCAAGTCGGTTATCcaaatagaaataatgttataTGGCGTTTCCATGGAGATTATGCGAAGAAATTTGATCATCTGTTTGCTGAAGACATAGCTAAGCTGAAATTAGTTACATCTTTTAATATCAAAGCAGTTCCAACAAAGCGAAATCCGGAATATGTTGAACTGTACTGTCATTTCTCGGTGTACCACCAGGTGAAAAGTGAGGTGAAGAGAATTACAAAAGAGATCAGTAGAATATTTCAGAATGATTTTTTCATTCCAAAATCAGACTTCCTAAAGGCAAGAGACTTTGCAAGGTCTAAGATAAGTGACGATAAAGTTCTGTACGCCTTGAAGGAATATCCGGATAATAAAGTTCGGGTATGGTTGTTTGCTAGAGACCAGATGGATGTCATTCGGGCAAAGAAAGAGTGGGTACTTCATGTCGGAATCATTGCCAGAGAAAATGAATTCACTGAAACTGTAAAGAGCTCTAACTCCATAAAATCGGCTTCCTTTTATGGACATCCGGCGTCGGAAATAGCAAGTGAAATGTCAGGCCCAACTAAACGACGTGATAAATCTATAGAAGAGGCAGAGCAGGAACCTAAACCAAAACAAATGGTACAAACAACGCTTAATTTAAGCAGCTCTAGATCAAAACTGAAGAGTCAAACAAGATCATCCAACATTAGCATTAGCTCTCAGGGACCACGCGTTGATAATTCAAATTTTCCTAGACCACCAAACTTTGTTTATCCTATAAACAAAGAACCATTAGAAGGTAGCAATGTCAGTAACGCAGATGACATTGAAGAAAGACCATCCAACCCATTCGTAGCAAACGCGGAGTTACTTGATGGCTTCAATGGAGATGGAATACTAGACTCGTCTAATCCAGCGTTAGGAGAGGCAAAGTGGGTAAAAGAGGACGAAACAAATCTATACCCTGCAAGAAACCTTGCTCGTCCTGTACAAAACAGAATTTATGTTCATCATCAAGTTAACGATCCACAGTTTCAAAATCCACATCCACAAAGTACAAATTCAGAAAATTCCACTGCGCCTGAGCAAATTGGTAAACTGGTCGTTCATCCAGAAATGAACTTGGTAGAAAATGAGAGATATAATCCTACGCATCATTCGAAATCAGTTTTAACAAGTGTGACAGATCCACGTCAAGCGCCTGCTATAAAACGGGGAAACAAAGGAGTGCGTCCTGGGGAGAGAGCAACAAAGAAAACGACTAAAGTTAATGCAACAACACGTCAGAAACGCCCAGTTTTAAAGGCAAAGAAACCACCACCAACCATACGGTACAACATAAATGTGAATGGTTTggatatttacatgtacaaacatgacatttcaaaactttcaaacATGGATGCATTGGTCAATGTAGTTGCACCAAGTTTAAAAGAAGGAGATCACATTGCAAGAACTCTATTCGCGGAAGCGGGAAAGAAGATTCAGGATGAACTAGATATTCACTTGCGATTACACGGGGAAGAAAATATGGGTGAAAATGTTGTAACCTCAGCTGGTAAACTTCCGGCTTTAGGTATGATTCACGTGGTTTCCCCAATTTGGCAGAAGTACACAGTTTGGGAAGATTGTGCCAGTGACCTGCATAAAGCGCTCTATGATACACTCAAGACTGCAGAGACACACAAATACAGAAGAATAGGAATTCCTACAATAGGATCAG